A genomic region of Rhipicephalus sanguineus isolate Rsan-2018 chromosome 1, BIME_Rsan_1.4, whole genome shotgun sequence contains the following coding sequences:
- the LOC119379363 gene encoding ADP-ribosylhydrolase ARH3 isoform X2 has translation MTRCLATSLIEKKGFHASDLAQRFTSEYFEQPKRGYGPNVVDVFHALKKGNFEDPFGPAKSQFEGTGSYGNGGAMRVAPVALFCHKNMAEMISVAEKQARITHTHKNGYNGAILQCLAVHRAVASDAQVPLNKAAFLDFLVEQMDTIESKGTKLVTDPSVDKPFTTSLQNMRRVLCDEPQDLSAEEVAALFGNDVSAHKSVPTAIYAFLRSHEPLPFFQTENPFVRAIVLSISVGGDTDTIASMAGSISGAFHSLSGIPTSLQRHCEGLDITLKLADDMYEFVGSH, from the exons GTTCACTTCGGAGTACTTTGAGCAGCCCAAGCGAGGCTATGGCCCTAATGTGGTTGATGTGTTCCACGCACTCAAAAAAGGCAACTTTGAAGATCCTTTTGGACCTGCCAAAAGCCAGTTTGAAGGCACAGGCTCATATGGAAATGGTGGTGCAATGAGGGTGGCCCCTGTTGCATTGTTTTGTCACAAGAATATGGCAGAAATGATTTCT GTTGCTGAAAAACAGGCACGCATCACACACACTCACAAGAATGGCTATAATGGAGCCATCCTTCAATGCTTGGCTGTGCACCGTGCTGTTGCATCGGATGCCCAGGTACCCCTCAACAAAGCAGCCTTTCTGGACTTTCTTGTGGAACAGATGGACACCATAGAGTCAAAAGGGACCAA aCTGGTAACAGATCCATCAGTGGACAAGCCATTCACAACATCACTGCAAAACATGagacgtgtactgtgtgatgaacCCCAGGATCTGTCTGCAGAGGAAGTTGCTGCCCTTTTTGGCAATGACGTCTCGGCCCACAAGTCGGTTCCAACAGCCATCTACGCCTTCCTCAGGTCACACGAGCCACTGCCATTCTTCCAG ACCGAGAACCCATTCGTCCGAGCCATCGTGCTGTCCATATCTGTTGGAGGCGACACTGACACCATAGCCTCCATGGCAGGAAGTATCTCTGGTGCTTTTCACAGTCTTTCAGGCATTCCAACTTCTCTCCAAAGGCATTGTGAGGGCTTGGACATTACCCTAAAGCTAGCAGATGACATGTATGAGTTTGTGGGGTCACATTAA